A genome region from Yoonia vestfoldensis includes the following:
- a CDS encoding F0F1 ATP synthase subunit B', giving the protein MATQTNTIAGACVDAGGYALGMPQLCAEWMPNQIFWLVVTLIAIFFVLSRIALPRIGAVLAERSGTITNDIAAAEDLKNKAAEAETAYEQALTDARAKAQEIIAKAKAEIQAEVDVELQKVDAAIAAKAAESEAAIGAIRDSAIKNITEVATETAKELVLALGGTADAKTITAAVNARMKG; this is encoded by the coding sequence ATGGCCACACAGACAAACACTATCGCAGGGGCTTGCGTCGATGCCGGGGGTTATGCCCTGGGGATGCCGCAGCTTTGCGCCGAATGGATGCCGAACCAGATTTTCTGGCTGGTCGTCACATTGATCGCGATTTTCTTCGTGCTGTCGCGTATCGCGCTGCCACGGATCGGTGCGGTTCTGGCCGAACGGTCGGGCACGATCACCAATGACATCGCCGCTGCCGAAGATCTCAAGAACAAGGCAGCCGAAGCCGAAACCGCCTATGAACAGGCCCTGACCGATGCACGCGCCAAAGCGCAAGAGATCATCGCCAAGGCCAAGGCTGAAATTCAGGCCGAGGTTGACGTCGAATTGCAAAAGGTCGATGCCGCCATCGCCGCCAAGGCCGCAGAAAGCGAAGCAGCCATCGGCGCGATCCGCGACAGCGCCATCAAGAATATCACCGAGGTTGCCACCGAGACCGCCAAGGAATTGGTGCTGGCGCTGGGTGGTACTGCCGACGCCAAGACAATCACCGCCGCGGTCAACGCGCGGATGAAAGGATAA
- a CDS encoding F0F1 ATP synthase subunit C, whose protein sequence is MEGELAHIGAGLAAIGSGFAAIGVGNVAGNYLAGALRNPSAAAGQTATLFIGLAFAEALGIFAFLVSLLLMFAV, encoded by the coding sequence ATGGAAGGCGAACTCGCACATATCGGCGCTGGTCTGGCTGCAATCGGGTCCGGCTTTGCCGCGATCGGTGTTGGCAATGTTGCCGGCAACTACCTGGCAGGCGCACTGCGCAACCCATCTGCCGCTGCTGGCCAGACAGCCACGCTGTTCATCGGTCTGGCATTCGCCGAAGCGCTGGGGATCTTCGCATTCCTCGTGTCGCTTCTGCTGATGTTCGCCGTCTAA
- a CDS encoding F0F1 ATP synthase subunit B, with protein MRFLVTALLAATASPALAADYPFVSLRNTDFVVLIAFVIFIGILLYYKVPALVAGMLDKRAANISAELDEAKALREEAMALLASYERKQKDVQLQADRIVAAAKQEATDAASAAKDEIAKSISRRMLAAEELIASAQAAAIKDVRDQAVVVAVAVAKDVLAGQMNAKSAGALIDDAIATVGDKLH; from the coding sequence ATGCGTTTTCTGGTCACTGCCCTTTTGGCTGCCACGGCATCGCCTGCGCTGGCGGCGGATTATCCGTTCGTCTCGCTGCGCAACACCGATTTCGTGGTCCTGATCGCCTTTGTGATCTTCATCGGCATCTTGCTGTATTACAAAGTGCCTGCGCTGGTCGCGGGGATGCTGGACAAGCGCGCGGCCAATATCAGCGCCGAACTCGACGAAGCCAAGGCTTTGCGCGAAGAAGCAATGGCGCTGCTGGCCTCTTACGAGCGCAAGCAAAAGGACGTCCAGCTCCAGGCGGACCGGATCGTCGCCGCTGCCAAGCAAGAAGCGACCGATGCGGCCAGTGCCGCCAAGGATGAGATCGCCAAATCCATCAGCCGCCGCATGTTGGCTGCCGAGGAATTGATTGCATCCGCGCAGGCCGCCGCGATCAAGGATGTCCGCGATCAGGCCGTGGTCGTTGCCGTGGCGGTGGCAAAGGATGTGCTGGCCGGGCAGATGAACGCCAAATCCGCAGGCGCGCTGATTGATGATGCGATTGCCACTGTCGGTGACAAGCTGCATTAA